A stretch of the Veillonellaceae bacterium genome encodes the following:
- a CDS encoding CDGSH iron-sulfur domain-containing protein: MGMYDRKSPYMLPEEPKTQAVCTCGKTGNAPYCDGSHQGTGKEPEIIQMEKGKTVAICGCGKSGNKPYCDGSCSK; this comes from the coding sequence ATGGGAATGTACGATAGGAAAAGTCCTTATATGTTACCAGAAGAACCGAAAACACAAGCTGTTTGCACTTGCGGAAAAACAGGAAATGCACCTTACTGCGACGGCTCTCATCAAGGAACAGGTAAGGAGCCAGAAATTATACAGATGGAGAAAGGTAAGACCGTTGCTATCTGTGGCTGCGGCAAATCAGGTAACAAGCCGTATTGCGATGGCAGTTGCAGTAAATAA